One Gossypium hirsutum isolate 1008001.06 chromosome A08, Gossypium_hirsutum_v2.1, whole genome shotgun sequence genomic window, GCATACGGAAAAGAAGCCACGTGGTGGTCGTCAGTCCATATCGCCAATGATGAACATGCTTTCACATGTCACATGTCAATTTAAGCATGACCCAGAAAGTACACCTTATTTTTCTCTGCAATCGTCTTTATAATGCAAGTTGCTGTTAATTGTCTGCTTAAATATCCATTGTTCACTTCAGTTTCTCCTTTATTACATTATTAGGATTTGAATTGTTAGAGACAAATTCTGACATCTAAAGTTGGAATGCAGACATGTTTTGATACCCAGTTCCATCTTACGATGCAACTCCTGATAGTGATATTACATATATTAATTGGGGGAGGGGGTTAAAATGAGTCAGAATCTGAGAGCTAATCGCCTACAAAAAACATGGGTTTTGGGCTAAGTATGGGGCAGAATCAGAGAACAGAATAAAACAGCTGCAAAACATAGGAGTGGACAAAATTATTAAGTAAGATGAGAGGGCAAGTGGGATGATAACATTTGCCTTAACAGCATTTGTACAGTAGTAGAGTAAGAGTTAAAAAGAGATATTGGTTGGATTTAGCTGGCCTGCCCTACCTCCGTTAATATGTTCCTAATCACGACAAATGCCAGAAGGCCTTTTTCAGTCCCATCCCATCTCATCCCATGCAtgtatagatatatacatatatatatgtgcctGTTTTGCTGTAAACCTTTCAAAATATACTTGTACTTGCGATTTAACTACAAAAACTCTTTCTTTGGTAAAGTACTTGATTAAAGATTGAAGAATCCTTGtactaaaatttaaaacaagagtgaacaattaaataaaaaggaggAAAAAATATCAATTACTGATATTGAGATAAAAGAAAAGCAGAGAGACAAGGAGGGGCAGTAATGATAATATTTAAAGGAAGAATCTTGAGATTCCCGTTGGGAGTGGATGGCATGGAGACAGAGACAAGGAATGAGACAAAGGTAGTGGAGGTGACTGGTGAGATCGAGCTCCGCTCGGTCGGGTGGGTGGGCCAACGCTTGTCGTGGCTGTATAGGGCATTTGTCAGAGGGAGATTGGCATTTTAGGCCGATACCAGCAGCATGGACCGACGGACGGATGCATccacaataataatttttagccATATTCTCATGCCCCTCCCCTCCTCTATCAGTTGCCTGCAGCTCTACTCATGCCTCGTTAACCAGACACCCTCTTCTCCACTTCCTCGACCCTTCCACGGACTTGTTagatatcaaattttttttataactaattaagtaaaattattcAGAAGATGTGTGAGATTTTTTCATGCATTAACAAATAGATTTTGATAATTATAGGTATATAATAGCATGTAAGAATCATGTGGGTTGGATTGAGatgatgattatatatatattcacactGATTGATACAAGAATCTTAACTTgcattaactaattaattaagtcGAGGGTGGATcataagacaaaaaaaaaaaagtgattgaagAAACGAATGGTACCTAGAAACTTTGTCACAAATCATTCGGGAAAAGGCCATTTCATTTGATGCGTTAGTGGGACAAATGACACACCATTTGATGTGTCAACCCCACACGCCATGTCCAtacataatttttcttttattccgtttatatatataataaaattataaattttaatacatttatgtGTTCATATTATAATTACTTCTTGTACCGTTTTCTTCATTGGCGTTGTTGGGGCATCACCAAGATGATTGGTGGAACCAAGAACCCCTCTTTATGTATAGGGCATTTCACCACCATAgctcttttttccttttcctttttctttttctatttttccctTTATGACCCATTTCTTGATAATTGAGAATCCGTAGTTTTCGTTGCTATATGATGATTGATGGAGTTATTCACACATGCAAGTTTAGAACATAACATGTGGAAGGGGTGAAGGGGACAATTAatggttgaattttgaatttttttatgaaaagataTATTAACTTTAGATTAAATACATAGaaaattaatctaacatataCATGCtacttcaattttattaaaaatataaaatcttatTATATATTCTAAAATCTTATAATTGAGTTAAAATCTATGATTGCatcataaaaaaggaaaaaaacataTGGATATCATAAAAAAATCGCAACTTTATCAATAAAaccttaatataaaaaatagataagTTTATGGGTCAAACTATCCATCTAAACTTGCTCGAAGGCCTGTTCAAAAATTAGGAAGGTTTGCACAAAGATATtagacttggacaaaaaaattagatatgtttaaaatatataccGAACTCAGGCTCATTCAAGGCCCGAGCCCGTCCCTCTCTaactctttttttaattttacaatatattatattatgtaatttataacacacaaaattaaatctatagtaacatgtcatactataatgtaaactttaaaaaatttaaaatgtctaTATATAAAATtctaagaaatgaaaaaaaaataagaataatataaatattttcaataaaaaataacaaataatatagaTGGATATAAAATGGGCTTGGGTTAgttatttacaaaaaaatgggtggatttgagcaaaattttaggtcCATATTTCAAGCTAGACCAAACTTGAGacaatataaaatatgttaatatcatgcttagctCTAGTTTAAATCCAATCAAACCCTGTTAATGAACACCTCTAATCAAGAAAAAGATGCCACAATTTTTAATTCTCAAGTTCAAATCTCAATATgggtatattttataattttaactaTCAATATGGTTGAACCTtgtaattgaaaagaaaaaccaactTTAATTAGTCGTGTAATTAGGTGTTAAAATCATAAGTAACTTTGAAATCTCTTAATCAATCTTTCAAATAGATTTGGATTAGTCTACATAATCATGTAATGCATGGGCTAATAGTgtacattatttaaattttaaataaattaaaaattttagaatatgatattattatagttttaaaaatatagaaaattgtactttttattttcatataaataatttattgcatGACTGCAACAATGAATTTTGTTAATATAAGgggaaaaaattatatattagagTATTAAGGTAAACATATTAGACAATAATTTTTGGTTGcacaatttaattgattttgcaATATCCTTAATGAATAATAATGAAAGTTGATAAATATATTTGGGATTTGAATATGACATATCTTGCTCGAATATGTTGTTAGAATATGTAAGAAGTGTTTATTTGAGCTAATTTGaagtaataaaaatgataaattcgATTATCAGATTCTAATAcaatgaaaagtttaaaataataataaattattagttCGAATGATCAACTCGAAATCGCCAAGAGGGAAGATGAATTGGCCCTTAAGAAAATTGTAGAAGCAAAGAAAAAATAATCAACAAAGAACACAACGATTTATAGGGGTtcgaccccaattgcctactctactaccttagctttccacaactaaggatttttccaaattcactaatttgacaacctTTGAGGATAATGTTTATCCTTACAATTTCCCTTAAAATTTCTACCCAAAATCTGAAATTGCAACTCCACCAAACCTTAAGATTCAATCCTCCTAAAGAGAATAACAAATATCAAACTAAGaagtaatccttacaagatcaaaaAGTTTGCCAATTaagcataaataaataagaatacACTTAAGCTAAAGAATaacaatgaaagctcacaagtgtgtacaagaaaAGTAAGAAAAAATTAAGCACTAAGGTTGTTTTTTATTGATCTTTAAGCTTGATGGTTTCTCTTGTTGTAGGATCTCTGAAAGCTGATATTTATACCCCTAATCAATTTCCAATTGTTGTGGTTGTTGGAGATATGAATAGAGCCATTAGGGATCTAAAAACTAGTGCATTTAATTCACCTATGATAGCGAGTATCGATACCAACTAAAAATGTATTGATAACTTTTGCATTTAATGCGAACTTCAGTGACTACCAATGAGCTTTTATTGATACCATATGAAAAGTATCGATACTGGACCGATACttagttgaattggttgaaaacAGAATGTCAATTTGATATCGATTTTAAAATGagtattgatattttaaaaattattaatatttgacCAAATAGTGTTGCTACTTTTTGGCATGGAGCAATACTAACTTGTTTTAAAacagttttaaattgattgaaaatgtTTAACACAATTGAAACCATTTAGacttgattttattattttatcaattttatttaactttaatttttattcaaaaacatattaatttgttatatcaaaagatattatcaaataaaactaatttaacataaataaatacttaataaaataattaagattGCAATTATTGTTTAGGCAACAAACTTAATGAAGAGGATACCTGTAAATATTTTATGAGATAAGTAAGTTTATGgtattaattatattttgttcTATTCACTcaaaaaatagatagattaattttttatattaaattaaaaaacaaaataatttattttattaaaaatttgatctatttttaatatacaaaaattaattaacctatttataaaattttgatacaTTCTTTTACAAAATAAACCCTTATACCAACCCTTTTAGAAAGACTAATCATAACAGCGATCTTTGTCAACGCTTAGATGGTATGTAtctttcatttattaatttctgTGGACCACCCTATTTCATCATTTGATATTTATACTACATATTTCTttcacttaaaatttaaattcttgAAGAATTAGGTTTCACTTTTAGCCctctcaaatttcattttttacttttattttagtaTGCTTTAACAAATATCCTTGCATGGAATCCTattcttttgaaatttgaattaacaaaggaaaaaaaattgtctGAATTTGAGGTTTGATATTCTTTTTATTTACATTCAAATTGTATGAATTCCAAAaacttatataattattaaaaattaaaatttaattttatattcatatttatatatatatataattaacttcaatttttttttggaaggTACCTTTCTACTGGACTTGTTATTATTTGCTTTCCAAACTTTCTCTGTTTTTTAAGTCACAATTACAAGTAATAcatatgtattattataattaaaattaatgcataaataaaaatagaattaggCAAAAATAAAGAAGTATGCCCTAATGAAATCACAAGAATCTGTCAACTTTATGATAAAAGCAAGGGTGGTTGGCAGTGCGGTTTGAATTTTAGGTTTGGTcacaatcatttttatttaatcatttcattTTACCCACTCCTATCGGAATTTTTATTCATTGTttgtgaaaacaaaaataaacatttttaaaattaaattaaaccttAAAACAAAAGCTTACAAAGATGAATccaaaatattcttttattgttGAAGTGAGCTTCTTTGAGTTGGAAAATCTCTATATATACTCACTCCAACTCTCTCCATCTCTTCCTATTTATCTATCACTCAAGAAGAAAGAAAACCCAAAGCGTCGGAAACCATAGCTTATCTCACATTGTATCTAAAGTTAGAACAAAAACATGGGTTTCCCAGTAGCCTACTCCGAGCTTCTTCTTCCAAGATTGCTTCTCCACACGCTTTCTCTCCTTGCTTACCTTCGCAAATTCATTTCCACTCTCTTCCTCTATTTGGGTCTCCCCGATTTCCTCGAACCTGACATTCCTTGGGGCGAATACGCCCCTGAAACCCACCACGCTTCCGCCGCCCCCGTATCTGCTCTCCTCATCCGGGAACTCCTACCCGTCGTCAAGTTCTCCGACCTCGTTGACCCGCCGGAGAGCTGCGCCGTGTGCTTGTACGACTTCGAAGGGCAGGATGAGATCAGGCGGCTGACCAACTGCCGCCATATTTTCCATCGGAGCTGTTTAGACCGTTGGATGGGGTATGATCAGAAAACATGTCCGCTTTGTAGAACAAGTTTTGTTCCTGATGATATGCAACAAACGTTTAATGAGAGGCTGTGGGCTGCCTCTGGGATCCCTGAAGTCTTTGGTGATTATTCTCAAATTACTGCTTTGTAGTTATACCTGTCTGCTTcccaacaaaaaaaaatgaagcttTTTTGTTTATCACCTTTTTAAGGAGttggtttgtatatatacatgaaaatCCGGGAAATTAccgccatgaagaaaaaaaaaaagaaggaaaagaaaattttagctaTTCAACGCAGAGTTGTTTTATTTTTGCAAACTACTTTATTTTTTGGAATGGATTTTGATAGttgtgcttcttcttcttcttttctttcttttttttttgttatatatgaTAATAGTAGTTAAGGCATGGAATTGATGCTAAATGATTTGGAATTGAGGGTTTGGACAAAGTTTTGGTGTTTGGGGGTTGTTTTAAACTCCCCCACTTGATAATATATTAACGATTAACATTATGTGGATTTCATTGTTTTCTTCTCCTATTTCTCTCCTCCTTTCTTTAGATGCATTTTGGAATTAATAGCAAAAAGCTGAGATTAATGAAATGTCTGTTAAAAAATCCAATCAATTGGATTCTCTTCTTTCCATTTACTTGAAAACAAGCAACAACTTCAATAGTTGGTGTCAATCTCCAAATTAAAGAAGTGGATACATCGCTttactcctttttctttcttttatatcaCCCAAGTCTTCTGTTAAAATTTCCATGCGTAGATGGTAAATGTTATATGTGTTTTgttaaataaatgtaaaattatttcttggaatattattatattattatgtttaatttatttggttggaatataaaattttattaagggtaaaatataaatttaattacttatgtGTTGTTTAATTTATGTGTTGGTTATCAAACTTTCGAAAGTTATAATATGGTCATTTATATTATCAAAAGTATTGTATGATTACTAAAagttattttgattattaaaaCCATTAATTATCATTAACATTGTAATGATAAATTAACTTGACACAATATATCAATAATTTTGacgaaaattttagattaaattgcataactaatttctatatattttctttttcatttcgagaaatttaaatctttatcttttattttcttttaacgtttaactttctctttcctttttccttttttctttacgAAAGATTTTAGAAGGCAAGGATGTTGCGAGGATATTGAAAGAAATTGGTTGAGATaaaagaaaatgtgaaaaaaaaagactGAACGGTTTTAAGTAAACaagtaatttttccttttcttttttaccTAACAACTAATCTTATAATTTGTCTATGTTGGTCAAATATTAAATTCTTACTTAATGGTCTTAAACTAATTGTGTAAATCTATTTCTCTGTTTCTCAAAtattttgtaaagaaaaaggaagttaaaataaaatcaaataagatagaaaagaattaaattgctcaaaaagtGGAGGGACTAGTTGACCAATCTAATCTAAAGTTTTCgtctaaaatgataataaaacgtGTCATGTTAGCTTTTAATAATATCATTAATGATGGTTAGTAACTTAGTTACTAAAGTGTAACAAATCAATAACGTGGGTGATCTTATTGTaacttttgataatgttagtGACCATATCATAACGTTTTAAATTTCagtgaaaaaatataatttaaattagacaaaaatataatttaaatcatacataaatgACTAAATATGTAGCTTACCTTTTACTAAATTGTAGATTTtgcttctttctttttatttattattactatacaaaatgttgaaatttataatattttattttaaccatCTCTCTAATAATTTATTCCATATCTTATTTCTCAAATTAATCTGAAATAGGAAAAGAGGAATAGGCAACTAGAACTTCTGTTTTAATCAAAGTGACAACGGAagaaaaaagatgacaaaaatagggcaatctcttaaattttattgatagacctcaaaggtgtatatatatatctatacaataatagttacataggaatcaaattgctaaaatataatatcccataataatatcttataatatcccattaggaatcaaattgctaagaaataatatctcaaaatattctGTAATATCTCATTAAGAATCAAATTGCTAAAagataatatcccataataatatattaacacCCCTTCAAGTTGGAGCATGAAGATCATAAATGCCCAACTTGTTGAGAAGATATTCAAATTGTAGTTTACCAAGCgcctttgtaaaaatgtcagcgAACTGAATGGAGGTCGGAACATAAGAAGTGTACTGAACCCATCCTAGATTGTATCCCTAACAAAATGACAATCCACTTCAATATGTTTAGTACGCTCGTGAAATATGAGCTTTAGTGCAATATGCAATGCAGATTGCAGATTGACtatcataaaataaaagaattgctTTTGAATAATGAACACCTAAGCTCAATAGCAAGGCGTTCAACCATTTGAGCTCATAAGTGATGGAAGCCATAGACCTATACTCAGCCTCGATAGAAGAATGGGAAACAATATGTTGTTACTTAGTTTTCTAGGAAATAGGAGATTGTCCCAGAAAGACAAGCCATCTAGTAAGTGAATACGGAGTTAATGGACAAGCAACCTAATCCGAATCACACCACTCTTTCAAGGACAAATCGCTATTAGATCTCAAAAGAATCCATTGGTGTAACACCCTCTGCTAGACCCGAATCACTGGATCCAGATATCGGATGTTTCAATACATAAacactttgaaaaaaaattacaacaggagaaaaaccattttaaaacttacttcatttttctttttgtactattcttaaaaataaaagaggataTCTAATAATTACATCTAATTTTCAAAAAACAACGTAAGACGTTACAACTTAAAACTTTGGTAAAGGCTGACTTTTCATGGTGTAGCGTACTAAATGCCATTTTCTTACGGTGCCCTCTATATGCATAATGTCGCAATTCGAACTGCTACCTTGGCGCAATCCTGACTTGGTACCTTTTGGCATACCAACTCTTTAATCAGAACCTACATCACAAATAGTCGcttgtaagttcaaatgaaaCTAGTAAAATTTTAACTTAGGTTACTTTTTTAATGTTAGACGCAAATGTAACgccttgaataatttatttctgatACTGTAAATATCTAacacaaatatctgtctgcttcagtggttaagtgttctgggtgtgtttgagaggtcctgggttcaagtctcaactttgctaaattttgttaattttctgATCCTAGCCTCATCCTTGTGGTGTGGACTTATATAAAGTTGTTTGTTAATTTATGTCAGAGTGAGCTTGTTGGTTTAAGTGGTAAGGGAGTTAGGGTGTTGGAGGTACTATGTTCGAATCACTGCGCAAGCGAGGATGATGTTTTTGCTCAGTTGCATGTGAGAGTTTCAATGAATTTGGATTGCTGAGAAGGTTTATTAGTGGGTTAGTGGGGAGAAATTTAAGGGATTTGGGAGTTAaacttttaatctttttttatttttaatcttttttttcaaaattttcctctttttccagaaaagaaattgaagtcaATTTTGTGTTCTTTCCCCTTTTGGTCTTCCGTTTTTCAGTTACTGCTTCCCTCTATTCTGTTTTGACCAGTCGTTTCATATTTGTAATTTGTTTCTCCGTTTCATTCGGTTGTCAGTAAGTGGCTCAGTGCTTTGTAGCTTCGATTTCCAAATTGCCTATTGGaagtttatattttctattttagcaGCAGAGAATCGTATAAAGCAGGGCTCTCCTCGTGCTAATTTGTAGTTGAAACCGTACGAGGTGTTGGGGTAAGAAATGAACAGTTGAATTAAACTTTTGTTGGTTTTGGGGTTTCGGATTAATTTTGGTTTTAGACTAATTTTGGAGGTTTTCTATGTTGGTTTTTAGGTGTTGTCGGCTAGAGAGTGTTTTTGCATCACAAGGGTATTAAGTGTGTTCCTAAATTACAAAAAACGAGGTTTCGAAGAAAGCCAAAATTGCTTACTGTTGACgtaacacgggtgtgtggctggcTGTGTGGGTGGCCGTGTGCGAGATACGACCGTGTGATGGTTTGGCGCtatcgtgtgggccacacgggctagaccAAGTTGGGTGTGTGGGCCTACACGAGCATGCCACATGGGTATGTGGATTTTGGGTCTGGTCGTGTAggtcacacgggcaaaccacgcGG contains:
- the LOC121204571 gene encoding brassinosteroid-responsive RING protein 1 gives rise to the protein MGFPVAYSELLLPRLLLHTLSLLAYLRKFISTLFLYLGLPDFLEPDIPWGEYAPETHHASAAPVSALLIRELLPVVKFSDLVDPPESCAVCLYDFEGQDEIRRLTNCRHIFHRSCLDRWMGYDQKTCPLCRTSFVPDDMQQTFNERLWAASGIPEVFGDYSQITAL